The proteins below come from a single Treponema phagedenis genomic window:
- a CDS encoding alpha-amylase family glycosyl hydrolase encodes MNSFYQFMEFHIAKEVRKKCNFDKSIFASTGNVFLRKISDLHNFVHIYNETLKNGGFGLPVDDSRYLKSGLLNAMGLIDEIFHYVCRLYRHDKKETFFIDAYVFIQQALEKDKKPSLDSLLESFCTEFPPQAVYHEQTTVQEWLAQKDPASGIDNKYLALEELLLLKLANENPACAPFFPLFNDKKLAKHKGYKIFWKAFKQWSAANPPFGPEQKDLISLLKTPVEYAPYSLRGQLEYIKNHWAELLGDWLKLLLQGIDLIAEEEKAGWQGGIGGGSPDMEAYRFENLSKEYERFSPDQEWMPNVIMIAKSTLVWLDQLSKKYQRDISRLDQIPNEEIEFLAKAGFNALWLIGIWERSPASARIKQICGNPEAASSAYSLDDYEIAESLGGWQALENLRDRAWQRGVKLAADMVPNHTGLDSRWVVEKPDLFIQRRDNPFPGYNYDGENLSHDGRVGIYLENHYYSKTDCAVVFKRVDHYTGDVRYIYHGNDGTGLPWNDTAQIDFLNPQAREEVMQKILHVARNFPIIRFDAAMVLAKKHIRRLWYPQPGHGGDIASRSQYAMSIEEFEKRIPEEFWREVVDRIAHEIPDTLLLAEAFWMMEGYFVRTLGMHRVYNSAFMNMLKKEDNAKYRLTIKNTMEFDPEVLKRYVNFMNNPDEETAVAQFGNGDKYFGVCTMMVAMPGLPMFGHGQIEGFEEKYGMEYQRAYYDEKVNEGLVERHRREIFPLMKRRAQFSGVEHFLLYDFWSDGRVNENVFAWSNYAGKDVSLILYNNKYDRASGWIKTSAAFAAKDSNGNKYLVQKELAEGLCLTNQNDYFTLLKEQRSGLWYIRTNRELIDQGFFAQLDGFQCQVFLDIHQVQDNAYGHYRMLYDSLEGKGIADVSMGINNIHYKDLYAALKKLITKDFFHAIKSLISSKMTVAKRNTALQDFIESLQIPMEAFLAAAIPFINEYVQTIDPEISVEKGFDVALVWDIFKQRLHYFLLLAEKRFPTKIRFTKVQKEFFSEKMSSIIETENSLLAFAGGLVFYTIADIMQVMQKEAKGKELINLWRLDDKIQEILSEYGFSTDISLETLELMKASLLPLNARISDTDDLLGELIHSAFSDKETQSLLGLHNWDGISWFHKERAEKFFSILGIKRILSLSESDKKVTEQEINRIYSAGKKIEEALAKSKYKTEDFLELFPAPKKRSLQSKNR; translated from the coding sequence ATGAATAGTTTTTATCAATTTATGGAATTTCATATTGCAAAAGAAGTACGTAAAAAATGTAATTTTGATAAAAGTATCTTCGCATCTACTGGTAATGTATTTTTACGAAAAATCTCCGATCTGCATAATTTTGTGCATATATATAATGAGACGCTAAAAAACGGAGGTTTCGGTTTGCCGGTGGATGACAGCCGGTACTTGAAGTCCGGTTTACTCAATGCAATGGGGCTAATTGACGAGATTTTCCATTATGTTTGTAGGCTTTATCGGCATGATAAAAAAGAAACTTTCTTTATCGATGCCTATGTCTTTATTCAACAAGCCCTGGAAAAAGATAAAAAGCCGAGCCTGGATAGTTTATTGGAATCTTTTTGCACGGAGTTTCCTCCGCAAGCAGTCTACCATGAACAGACCACCGTTCAAGAATGGTTGGCGCAAAAAGATCCGGCATCCGGCATCGATAATAAATATCTCGCATTGGAAGAGCTCCTTTTGCTTAAACTTGCAAATGAAAATCCTGCATGCGCCCCTTTCTTTCCTCTTTTTAACGATAAAAAATTGGCAAAGCATAAAGGTTATAAGATATTCTGGAAAGCATTTAAACAATGGTCAGCTGCAAACCCGCCTTTTGGTCCCGAGCAAAAGGATCTTATCTCATTATTAAAAACTCCGGTAGAATATGCCCCGTATAGTCTGCGCGGTCAGCTTGAGTATATCAAAAACCATTGGGCGGAACTACTCGGCGATTGGCTTAAACTGCTTTTACAGGGAATAGATCTTATTGCTGAAGAAGAAAAAGCAGGCTGGCAAGGCGGCATCGGTGGCGGAAGTCCCGACATGGAAGCATACAGATTTGAAAATCTTAGTAAAGAATATGAGCGCTTTAGTCCCGATCAAGAATGGATGCCGAATGTCATTATGATTGCAAAAAGTACTTTGGTATGGCTTGATCAGCTAAGCAAAAAATATCAAAGAGATATCAGTCGGCTTGACCAAATCCCAAATGAGGAAATTGAATTTTTAGCGAAAGCGGGCTTTAATGCACTCTGGCTTATCGGAATCTGGGAGCGTTCTCCTGCAAGCGCTCGCATTAAGCAGATATGCGGAAATCCTGAAGCGGCTTCCAGTGCATACAGCCTTGACGATTATGAAATTGCAGAAAGTCTGGGCGGTTGGCAAGCGCTGGAGAATTTACGGGACAGAGCTTGGCAACGCGGAGTTAAGCTTGCAGCCGATATGGTACCTAATCACACAGGGCTTGATTCTCGGTGGGTGGTAGAAAAACCTGATTTATTCATTCAGCGACGAGACAATCCTTTTCCGGGATATAATTATGATGGCGAAAACCTCTCTCATGACGGAAGGGTCGGTATTTATCTTGAAAATCACTATTATTCAAAAACTGACTGTGCCGTGGTGTTTAAGCGGGTTGATCATTATACCGGAGATGTTCGTTATATCTATCACGGAAATGACGGAACCGGACTACCTTGGAACGATACCGCTCAAATAGATTTTTTAAATCCTCAAGCACGAGAAGAGGTAATGCAAAAAATACTGCATGTAGCGCGCAATTTTCCAATTATCCGTTTTGATGCTGCGATGGTATTGGCAAAAAAGCATATTCGAAGGCTCTGGTATCCTCAACCGGGACATGGCGGCGATATTGCAAGCAGGTCTCAATATGCCATGTCTATTGAAGAATTTGAAAAGCGAATCCCCGAAGAATTTTGGCGAGAAGTAGTGGATAGAATTGCCCATGAAATTCCTGATACTCTTTTACTGGCGGAAGCCTTTTGGATGATGGAAGGATATTTTGTCAGAACGCTCGGTATGCATCGCGTATATAACTCTGCATTTATGAACATGCTCAAAAAAGAAGATAACGCAAAATACCGGTTAACCATTAAGAATACCATGGAGTTTGATCCTGAAGTATTAAAACGGTATGTTAATTTTATGAATAATCCTGATGAAGAAACCGCAGTTGCGCAATTTGGCAATGGAGATAAATACTTCGGGGTTTGTACTATGATGGTTGCAATGCCGGGACTTCCCATGTTCGGACACGGACAGATTGAGGGTTTTGAAGAAAAATACGGCATGGAGTATCAGCGCGCGTATTACGATGAAAAGGTCAATGAAGGACTTGTAGAACGGCACCGAAGAGAAATTTTCCCTCTGATGAAGCGGCGTGCTCAGTTTTCCGGCGTTGAACATTTCTTATTATACGATTTTTGGAGTGACGGTCGGGTAAATGAAAACGTATTTGCGTGGTCAAATTATGCGGGAAAAGATGTTTCTCTTATCTTATATAATAATAAATATGATCGAGCATCCGGGTGGATAAAAACTTCCGCTGCATTTGCGGCAAAAGATTCAAACGGAAATAAGTATCTTGTACAAAAAGAGCTTGCAGAAGGTTTATGTCTGACAAATCAAAATGATTATTTCACACTCTTAAAAGAACAGCGCTCAGGTTTATGGTATATCAGAACAAACCGTGAGTTAATTGATCAAGGTTTTTTTGCGCAGCTTGACGGTTTTCAATGTCAAGTATTTTTGGATATTCACCAAGTACAAGATAACGCTTACGGGCATTACCGCATGCTCTATGATTCGCTTGAAGGCAAGGGAATTGCCGATGTTTCTATGGGAATAAATAATATCCATTACAAAGATTTGTATGCAGCGCTTAAAAAACTTATTACAAAAGACTTCTTTCACGCAATAAAATCCTTGATTTCATCAAAAATGACGGTTGCCAAGCGAAATACCGCTTTGCAGGATTTTATTGAAAGTTTGCAAATTCCTATGGAAGCATTCCTTGCCGCGGCAATCCCGTTTATTAACGAATATGTACAAACTATAGATCCGGAAATCAGTGTAGAAAAAGGTTTTGATGTTGCACTTGTATGGGATATATTTAAGCAGCGCTTGCATTATTTTCTTTTATTGGCAGAAAAACGATTCCCGACAAAAATACGATTTACAAAAGTGCAAAAAGAATTTTTCAGTGAAAAAATGTCCAGCATCATTGAAACGGAAAACTCTCTTTTAGCATTTGCCGGCGGGCTTGTATTTTATACTATTGCCGATATCATGCAAGTTATGCAAAAAGAAGCCAAAGGTAAAGAATTAATAAATCTTTGGCGCCTTGATGACAAGATTCAAGAAATACTTAGTGAATACGGTTTTAGCACGGATATATCGTTAGAAACCTTAGAGCTGATGAAAGCAAGTTTATTGCCGCTCAATGCAAGAATAAGCGATACCGATGATTTACTCGGGGAGCTGATACACTCGGCTTTTTCCGATAAAGAAACGCAAAGCTTACTCGGCTTACACAACTGGGACGGCATAAGTTGGTTCCATAAAGAACGAGCGGAAAAGTTTTTCAGTATACTGGGAATTAAAAGAATATTGTCTTTATCCGAATCGGATAAAAAAGTTACAGAACAAGAAATAAACCGTATTTATTCAGCAGGTAAAAAGATTGAAGAGGCTTTAGCTAAATCAAAGTATAAGACTGAAGACTTTCTTGAATTATTTCCTGCACCAAAAAAACGGAGCCTGCAAAGCAAGAATCGGTAA
- a CDS encoding endonuclease/exonuclease/phosphatase family protein, whose amino-acid sequence MMRIKRIRALVSIAALAVFLFFIPISCIGCSTVFGFSSWESPKTLSLVSYNTQTFFDAIEDGQEFNGFKGSKSRWSPERYKVRLNRLREALMIATEALTGDINSLPDILILQEIEGERVINDFCRQLSRKENYNYAVITPIEKNAAFTTALLSKLPILDVFIHRLHTEKESVRPLCEVWINIGSEEYPEPLVVFSTHWKSKLGKNTAEIRRMQEKQVFQKIQELKKTNPDIHYVICGDFNQPLEEFDLLTELPNSWNRCEYLRALSVNAQPGGSFCYKGNWQAIDHIFYSENLSDNKGLDIEHFAVIAIPPLITSARKPNAYSVFSGKGYSDHLPIGVRLKKYNSEE is encoded by the coding sequence ATGATGAGGATCAAACGGATAAGAGCCTTAGTTTCCATAGCGGCATTAGCTGTCTTTCTTTTTTTCATTCCTATTTCTTGTATCGGTTGTTCGACAGTCTTTGGGTTTTCTTCCTGGGAAAGCCCGAAAACTCTGTCTCTGGTCAGCTATAATACCCAAACCTTTTTTGATGCAATTGAAGACGGACAGGAATTTAACGGATTCAAAGGAAGTAAAAGCAGATGGAGCCCCGAGCGATATAAGGTAAGACTGAATCGCTTGCGCGAGGCTCTAATGATTGCTACCGAAGCTTTAACGGGAGACATAAACAGCTTGCCCGATATTCTTATATTACAAGAAATCGAGGGAGAGCGCGTTATAAATGATTTTTGCCGTCAGCTATCCCGAAAAGAAAACTATAATTATGCCGTTATTACGCCTATTGAAAAAAATGCGGCTTTTACCACAGCGCTGCTTTCAAAGTTGCCAATATTGGATGTTTTCATCCATCGATTACACACAGAAAAAGAATCAGTTCGCCCTCTTTGTGAGGTATGGATAAATATCGGATCAGAAGAATACCCTGAACCGCTTGTTGTTTTTAGTACCCACTGGAAATCAAAACTCGGGAAAAATACTGCAGAAATACGCCGCATGCAAGAAAAGCAAGTGTTTCAGAAAATACAAGAACTCAAAAAAACAAATCCCGATATTCACTATGTTATCTGCGGAGATTTTAATCAGCCTTTGGAAGAATTCGATTTATTGACAGAACTACCGAATAGCTGGAATCGTTGTGAATATTTACGTGCGTTAAGCGTTAATGCGCAACCGGGAGGAAGTTTTTGCTATAAAGGAAACTGGCAAGCAATTGATCATATTTTCTATTCAGAAAATCTTTCGGATAACAAAGGGCTTGATATTGAACATTTTGCTGTAATTGCAATTCCTCCGTTAATTACATCCGCCAGAAAACCGAACGCATATTCCGTATTTAGCGGTAAAGGATATTCAGATCATTTGCCGATCGGTGTACGATTAAAAAAATACAATTCGGAAGAATAG
- a CDS encoding HD-GYP domain-containing protein has product MGKGMNILEFDTPAELEDLELFETPSVNFSDKIDTQINHREILLGNSIDLLSNNHLPMLFLDKDMVVTHITDEAKRLFEGYYVLETKPFFNIFGTIFTQEELHSFFTSLTSPTKGYTWRGTITHKALTKKTLYTETNFIPLFNQGSSPTGFLVLFRDISNIYLQLSKNMLTALLEASKLKDNETGLHNERLNYYCKIMAEYLYQLNIYPQIDKDFIENIACLASMHDVGKIGTPDYILRKNGKLDTIERKIMQEHTINGALVLSSYPSPMAKEIALSHHERWDGNGYPYKLEREMIPLCARIVAIADVYDALRMKRPYKESYSHDFTVNYILAEKDKHFDPALTAAFEKIHIEFDHIWKKFGDNQ; this is encoded by the coding sequence TTGGGTAAAGGGATGAACATATTGGAATTCGATACACCTGCCGAACTTGAAGACTTAGAGCTTTTTGAAACTCCTTCGGTTAATTTTAGCGATAAAATAGATACTCAGATAAACCACCGTGAAATTCTTCTTGGAAATTCAATTGACTTATTGAGTAATAACCATTTACCGATGTTATTCCTTGATAAAGATATGGTTGTTACGCATATTACTGATGAAGCAAAACGGTTATTTGAGGGCTATTATGTACTTGAAACAAAGCCTTTTTTTAATATTTTCGGAACAATTTTTACACAAGAAGAATTGCACTCTTTTTTTACCTCATTAACATCGCCGACAAAGGGCTATACGTGGCGAGGAACAATTACGCATAAAGCCCTTACAAAAAAAACATTATACACCGAAACAAATTTCATTCCGCTATTCAATCAAGGATCCTCCCCTACCGGATTTCTTGTGCTATTTAGAGATATTTCAAACATTTACTTGCAGTTATCAAAAAACATGCTTACTGCCCTGCTTGAAGCCTCTAAATTGAAAGATAATGAGACAGGCTTACATAATGAACGGCTTAATTATTATTGTAAAATAATGGCGGAGTATTTATATCAACTAAATATATATCCGCAAATAGACAAAGATTTTATCGAAAATATTGCATGCTTAGCTTCGATGCATGATGTTGGAAAAATCGGCACACCTGATTATATTCTGCGAAAAAACGGAAAACTTGATACAATCGAACGAAAAATTATGCAAGAACATACAATCAACGGCGCCTTGGTTCTTTCATCATATCCTTCACCAATGGCAAAAGAAATAGCGCTCAGCCATCATGAACGGTGGGACGGCAACGGGTATCCGTATAAACTTGAAAGAGAAATGATACCTCTCTGCGCAAGAATTGTGGCTATTGCAGACGTATATGACGCATTGAGAATGAAACGACCGTATAAAGAATCCTATTCTCATGATTTTACCGTTAATTATATTCTTGCCGAAAAAGACAAACATTTTGATCCCGCTTTGACAGCCGCATTTGAAAAAATACATATTGAGTTTGACCACATATGGAAAAAGTTTGGTGATAATCAATAA
- the tsaB gene encoding tRNA (adenosine(37)-N6)-threonylcarbamoyltransferase complex dimerization subunit type 1 TsaB, which yields MNILVIDTISQTMTVAAESENGFASINLACGLHHAEHLLPLIEIVSEKAGFSVQEVSTLICPQGPGSFTGLRIGYAAAKALQLSTDAKFLTFPTLEALAYKFRLWQGQVLAIMDAKRNRFYGNIYKNGKPLFEDSDSSAAELLAKIKNSEPCIVTGYGVNLFMQQAKTIANTENIIPIETGKTELTESLLQMAKACNNQQAESDTAAPVYIRKSDAEGG from the coding sequence ATGAATATCTTGGTTATCGATACAATCTCTCAAACTATGACAGTTGCGGCGGAAAGCGAAAACGGCTTTGCGTCGATAAATCTTGCTTGTGGCTTGCATCATGCAGAACATCTTTTACCGCTTATCGAAATTGTATCAGAAAAAGCGGGGTTTTCAGTACAAGAAGTCAGTACTCTCATTTGTCCGCAAGGGCCGGGCTCTTTTACCGGTTTGCGTATAGGTTATGCCGCTGCAAAGGCTCTACAGCTCAGTACCGATGCGAAATTTCTTACCTTTCCTACGCTGGAAGCGTTAGCCTATAAGTTTCGTTTATGGCAGGGGCAAGTGCTCGCTATAATGGACGCAAAAAGAAATAGATTCTACGGTAATATATATAAAAATGGAAAACCTCTTTTTGAAGATTCTGACAGTTCCGCAGCGGAACTATTAGCTAAAATAAAAAATTCAGAGCCTTGCATTGTTACTGGCTACGGTGTGAATCTTTTTATGCAACAAGCAAAAACGATCGCAAACACAGAAAATATCATTCCGATTGAAACAGGAAAAACCGAGCTTACGGAAAGTCTATTGCAAATGGCGAAAGCATGCAACAATCAACAAGCAGAATCGGATACGGCTGCTCCGGTATATATCAGAAAATCTGATGCCGAAGGCGGGTAA
- the tsaE gene encoding tRNA (adenosine(37)-N6)-threonylcarbamoyltransferase complex ATPase subunit type 1 TsaE: MKFISNSKEDTIQIGTLIGEKLKPGSVIALQGNLAAGKTCFTKGLALGLGIDEDVTSPTFTLISEYYGRLPLYHMDIYRLDSTEDFIGIGAEDLLYGQGVCAIEWSEKIMEELPDYTISILFEVNNDGSRTITVSNCPFPLPEAKDLMVEK; encoded by the coding sequence ATGAAGTTTATCAGTAATTCAAAAGAAGATACAATACAAATCGGAACACTAATCGGCGAAAAACTTAAGCCCGGTTCGGTTATTGCCTTGCAAGGAAATCTTGCCGCAGGCAAAACATGTTTTACAAAAGGACTTGCATTAGGACTCGGTATAGATGAAGATGTAACGAGTCCTACGTTTACCTTAATTTCAGAGTATTATGGCAGACTCCCCTTATATCATATGGATATCTATCGCCTTGACTCCACTGAAGATTTTATCGGAATCGGTGCTGAAGATCTTCTTTACGGACAGGGCGTTTGTGCTATAGAATGGAGCGAAAAAATTATGGAAGAACTTCCCGATTATACTATCAGTATTTTGTTTGAAGTAAATAATGACGGATCGCGGACAATTACTGTTTCAAACTGCCCTTTTCCCTTACCCGAAGCAAAGGATTTAATGGTAGAAAAATGA
- the uvrC gene encoding excinuclease ABC subunit UvrC translates to MMKSQSEETRKKLHEIALKAPKSSGVYLWADAGGVIIYVGKAKSLKNRLSSYFTSKKDIKTRILVSRAAGLEYIQTKNEYEALLLENTLIKKHKPRYNINLKDGKTYPVLKLTNEQFPRLYRTRNIHNDGAQYFGPFPNVAAVDQFLDLVKRNYKLRQCKTLKKRAQPCLYYHIGRCDAPCCGLGSREEYHKEVEEIALLLDGDADTAVKKLTEKMKEAAAQKEFERAARIRDGIQAVYAIRGQNIVEDMDPEGRDYIAWASEAAMVTFAVLRMRGGRLVGRDLYRTQSLKDEEEILSEFLIAYYTKAELIPPHIFVPSESGHELAEKWFKEEFNVETKITMIPLAKSEEKSFEESSRAAAIPEPKEKSFLSVSLANTCANSEVAEPENMYAGNSFGLPNSVLAHHRAALAMAKFNAGEDAARRLREAGDYPALEELQKILSLPNIPHRIEGFDIAHLYGKYTVASLISFKDGNPDKKNYRIFRLKNTDGVIDDFESMREAVARRYTRLINEKADLPDLILIDGGIGQVNAAKGILDALEADIPIVGLAEKDEELFLPHTSKPIVLPKRSVALRMLQRVRDETHRFATTRNRHLRSKEELKLRFENLPHIGKKRAAMLLKQFGSIEAVGKNSAETIAAAAKISLQQASEVLEKITKELS, encoded by the coding sequence ATGATGAAAAGTCAGAGTGAAGAAACCAGAAAAAAGCTACATGAGATTGCACTTAAAGCACCAAAGTCAAGCGGTGTGTACTTATGGGCGGATGCTGGCGGTGTTATCATCTATGTAGGAAAAGCAAAATCACTTAAAAATCGATTAAGCTCTTACTTTACCTCAAAAAAAGATATTAAAACACGTATACTGGTATCGCGTGCAGCAGGACTTGAGTATATTCAAACTAAAAATGAGTATGAAGCCCTGCTCCTTGAAAATACCCTTATTAAAAAACATAAGCCCCGATATAATATCAATCTGAAAGACGGAAAAACCTATCCGGTGCTTAAACTCACCAATGAACAGTTTCCACGGTTATACCGCACTCGAAATATCCACAATGACGGAGCACAATATTTCGGTCCTTTCCCAAATGTTGCCGCCGTTGATCAATTCTTAGATTTGGTTAAGCGCAATTATAAACTGCGGCAATGTAAAACGCTCAAAAAAAGAGCTCAACCATGCCTGTATTATCATATCGGTCGGTGCGATGCCCCTTGCTGCGGGCTCGGTTCCCGCGAAGAATATCATAAAGAAGTTGAAGAAATAGCACTCTTACTTGACGGTGATGCCGATACTGCGGTAAAAAAATTAACTGAAAAAATGAAAGAAGCAGCGGCTCAAAAAGAGTTTGAAAGAGCTGCAAGAATCAGAGACGGTATTCAAGCAGTATATGCTATCCGTGGGCAAAATATCGTTGAGGATATGGATCCTGAAGGAAGAGATTATATCGCGTGGGCATCGGAAGCCGCGATGGTAACCTTTGCCGTTTTACGTATGAGAGGCGGCAGACTTGTCGGAAGAGATTTATATCGAACACAATCTTTAAAAGACGAAGAGGAAATTCTATCCGAATTTTTAATAGCCTATTATACAAAAGCGGAACTTATTCCACCTCATATTTTTGTGCCCTCCGAATCAGGACATGAGTTGGCTGAAAAGTGGTTTAAAGAAGAATTCAATGTGGAAACAAAAATCACGATGATTCCTTTGGCGAAATCGGAGGAAAAAAGCTTTGAGGAATCATCAAGGGCGGCTGCAATACCCGAACCAAAAGAGAAGTCGTTTTTATCCGTTTCTCTTGCAAATACATGTGCAAATAGCGAAGTTGCCGAACCGGAAAATATGTATGCAGGCAATTCTTTCGGTTTGCCGAATTCCGTGCTTGCGCATCACCGTGCGGCACTTGCAATGGCGAAATTTAATGCTGGAGAAGATGCCGCGCGCCGCTTGCGCGAAGCCGGTGATTATCCCGCCCTTGAAGAATTACAGAAAATACTTTCTCTTCCCAATATTCCGCATAGAATTGAGGGGTTCGATATAGCGCATCTGTACGGAAAATACACGGTTGCAAGTCTTATTTCATTTAAAGATGGGAACCCCGATAAAAAAAATTACCGTATTTTCCGATTAAAAAATACCGATGGGGTTATAGATGATTTTGAATCTATGCGAGAGGCAGTTGCACGCAGATACACGCGCTTAATCAATGAAAAAGCGGATTTACCCGATCTCATACTGATTGACGGAGGAATTGGGCAGGTAAATGCGGCAAAAGGTATTCTCGATGCGCTTGAGGCTGATATCCCCATTGTAGGACTTGCGGAAAAAGATGAAGAACTTTTTTTACCGCACACCTCAAAACCTATTGTGCTTCCAAAACGCAGTGTCGCGTTACGCATGCTACAGCGTGTTCGCGATGAAACACATAGGTTTGCCACCACTAGGAATCGGCATCTGCGCTCTAAAGAAGAATTAAAATTACGTTTTGAAAATCTCCCGCATATTGGAAAAAAACGGGCAGCTATGCTGTTAAAGCAATTCGGTTCAATTGAGGCGGTCGGAAAAAATTCGGCCGAAACAATTGCTGCAGCTGCAAAAATTTCTTTGCAACAGGCCTCAGAGGTATTGGAAAAAATAACAAAAGAGTTGTCATAA